TCTCCATTCAAAAAAACAAGCCTGAACTGCTTGCTGCACTTAATACGGCCCTAGCAGAAATTAAAGCTGACGGTACTTACCAGTCTGTGGTCGATAAGTGGATTGGTGTTGGTGCCAACATAGAGTAAAAGGCAAATAGAAGGTGAACCTATTGCAACGAATGCTTTAGGCCTCACCTTTTTGGTCAACACTTTGAACGTTGGCGCGCATAGCGCGACGCTGGATCGCGGTAACTAAGACACTATGCGTCACTGGTGATTAACATTTGTACGTTTTATCACTGAAAAAATGAAAAGGTAAGACCATGGATTTCAATTTAATGGTCGAGATCACGCCCCTATTGATCAAGGCGGCCTGGATCACGATCGATATTTCTGCCCGTTCACTCTTCTTTGGATTCTTTGTCGCGTGTGGATTGGTATTTTTGCAGTCTTTCCGCTTTGCTCCCATCCGCTGGTTTGCACGTGGTTATATCAGCGTAATTCGCGGAACGCCCTACTTTGTCCAATTGTTATTAGTATTCTATGGTGGGCCTAGCATTGGCTTACGACTTGACCCTATCACCTGTGGCGTCTTCGTCGGCGCTTTCAACATTGGTGCCTATATGAGCGAAGCCATTCGCGGCTCCATCGAATCTGTGAATAGCGGCCAAACCGAAGCGGCACGATCACTGGGGTTTGGCAGAGCACAAACATTGGTGTCTATTGTATTGCCTCAAGCCGCGGCACTGATGATTCGTTCTGTCGGGATATTGGCCATTGTTGTCGTAAAAAATTCCTCACTGGTTTCCATCATATCCGTGGTTGAGTTGACTTATGAAGCACAACGTTTGGTTGGTTCAACCTATAAGCCCCTAGAGATTTTCACTCTCAGTGGATTGATGTACATCATCATCGTTTACGCGGTCATGGGTATTATCGAATTAGCCTATCGTCGCGCAATGCGCTACACAACTCTATAGGAGGCCATACAGATGGAATTTGATTTCACCCCGGTAATAACCTACTTCCCAACTTTATTACAAGGCCTTGGTGTGGGCCTTCTCGTGGCTACCGTCGTTGCATTTATGTCAATTGTAGGAGGTCTGCTGGTAGCGGTAATCTCAATTTATGTCAATAAAGTGGTGAGCTGGCCTTTGCGCTTTTTTATCTGGCTATTCATGACCACACCGCTGTTGCTTCAACTCTATTTTTTGTATTTTGGACTCGGCGAGTGGATTCTCATTCCGGCTATCCTCGTTGGTATTCTTGGACTCGGTTTTCACTACATGGCTTATAATGCCGATATTTTCATTGCCACTATAAAGTCAGTGTCAAACGGTCAGTATGAGGCGTCACGATCACTTGGCTTTGGGCATGCTCGAACTATTTTCTACATCATTGTGCCGCAGGCTTTCATTCGTTCAATCCCGCAACTTGGCAATAATATGATTTTGATGGTGAAAGATACGTCTGTCTTATCTGCCATTGGTGTCGCTGAATTAGTGTATGCCTCCCAGTATGCAATCAGCGTTACATTCCGACCATTTGAGTTTTTCATCGTTATCGCGGTGATGTATTACATGGTCAATATTTTTATGGAACTCGGCCAAGCTTGGCTAGAGCGGAAAACGGCTTATCGTCGCTAAAACTTAACCGATTACAGAAAAAGGGTAGGAGACAAAATGAGTACTGAACATCAAACCGATACTCCGATGATAGAAATCCGTAATGTATACAAACGTTTTGGCGATCTAGAAGTGTTAAAAGGCATAGACTTGACGGTAAATCGCGGAAAAATCATATCCATTATTGGCCCTTCTGGATCCGGAAAAAGCACCTTACTACGCTCAGTCAACCACCTTGAGGTGATTGATCAAGGTTCAATATTTCTTGACGGAGTGCAAGTAAATAGGCCTGATATGAAGGGCTTAGCATTTGAACGACACATTAACCACATCCGTCAAAATATGGGCATGGTATTTCAACACTTCAATCTCTTCCCCCATCTCTCCACCATTGACAATGTCACCTTGGCGCCACGTAAGCTAAAGGGCATGGAGCCAAAAATGGCCCGTGAATGGGGCATGGAATTGCTTGACCGAGTTGGCCTTGCTCAAAAAGCTGACGTATTTCCTAACTGGTTATCAGGTGGTCAAAAGCAACGAGTGGCCATTGCTCGGGCGCTGGCTATGAAGCCCAAAGTAATGCTATTTGATGAAGCGACGTCAGCCTTGGACCCAGAGCTGGTTGAAGAGGTTAACTTGGTAATGCGTGGACTAGCAGAAGAACATATGACCATGCTGATTGTGACACATGAAATGGGATTTGCGCGCGATGTTTCGGACTGGGCCATGTTTATGGATGGCGGCGTAGTGGTTGAAGAATGCCCACCACAAAAACTGTTTAGCAATCCAGATCAAGAACGCACTCAAAACTTCTTGAAGACACATTTGAAGAGATGACGAAGTCTATATAAATCGTCAAAAGCACCATTATGATGCTGCGTACAAAGCATCATAATGTCTGCAAAATATGACCTTTCTTAGAGTAATACTCCAGTCTAAATATTTGAAAACACGCTTTATGATCTAGAGGGAAAACAATGGATAGGAGGAAGATAATAAACTCAGATAAAATGCTAAGTGTTGCCAATTAGCAATACCGTTGTGGATCATCGTCATACAGACACTTGGCGATATTCGATGGTGTCTATGAAGTAGGTTTTCTCCCCTGCGGATAAACGAATAACAACCTCATCGCCTTGTTGTTTTTTCAGCAAAGCCTTGGCCACTGGAGAATCTATACTGATATAAGAAAAATCATGATCTAACTCATCTGGCCCAACGATTCGGTGTGTGCGTAATTCCCCTTCTTCATTCTCTAGCGTTACCCAAGCACCAAAAAAAATTCGAGTCTGATCTGTTGGCAAACGATCAACCACCGTACAAACATCCAAACGTTTTTCTAAATATCGAACGCGACCATCAATTTCGCGTAACTGCTTCTTGCCATATATATATTCCGCGTTTTCTGAACGATCGCCTTGCGCTGCGGCTTCTCGAACCGTTTCTGTCACAGCAGGGCGCTTCTCTTTCCACAAAAACTTTAATTCAGACAACAAGGCTTGAGCACCTTCTTTGGTGATATAGGCAGACTTTGGCGGAGAGGGCGGGCGATAACGACTCATGAAAAAAACTCAACGGTGGCGTAATTAAAAATAAAAATGCCGTCGGGTTAAACACCCAACGGCATTTTACTTAGGCAAGAATATTAAGATTCTTGTTTATGAACATGCACATCCATTTGTGGGTATGGGATGCCAACACCACGTTCGTCAAATGTGTATTTGATTTTCTCCAACAAATCCGCACGCACTGTCCAGTAATCGCCAGACGCAACCCAAGGGCGTAAGAAGAAGTTCACTGAACTATCCGCTAATTCAGACACCGCAATCACACAGGCAGGGTCTTTTAAAATACGCTCATCCGCATTAACAATGTCTTCCATAATTTGTTTTGCTAGACGAATATCGGCGTCATAACTAATACCAACGACAAGGTCTAAACGACGAGTAGACTCTCTTGAGAAGTTCACGATGGAACCGTTCATTACTGAAGAGTTTGGCACGATAATCACACGATTATCAGGTGTCTTGAGGTAAGTATGGAACAACTCTATACGATTCACGGTTCCCATTTGGCCACCCGCATCAATAAAATCGCCTGAACGGAATGGGCGTAACAAAATGATAAGAACACCAGAAGCAAAGTTTGACAACGAACCTTGCAATGCAAGGCCAACCGCTAAACCAGCAGCACCCAAAATCGCAATAAAGGATGTCGTTTCAACACCAATTTGCCCAAGTGCCATTAAGGCAATACCAGCAAACATTAAGGCGAATAAAATACTTGATGCAAATCCCGCAACCGCTTTATCGACAGAAGACTTAAGCAGTCGATTTTCACACCATTTAGCTACTTTAGAGGCAATATATTTACCCACAAAGAAAATAACAATACCAACAATTAAGTTCATAACACTATCAACCAGCCAAGGCATTAACTCAGAGCCTTGCTCAAAAAACGCCTGCATATCATTCATCATATCTAAACCCATCCACTTCAATTATTAACTCAATTAGACCAAATAATCCGTTTTAAACCGCCATTCATCCAGCAGTACTTCTAATCGTTCAATCCCACTTTTATTAAAAGACACACAAGAGTGCCCATCAACTAAGCACGTCCCTCTAACTCCAGACTCATCAAGCAACAAGCATTGCTCTCGCAGAACATCTAACGCTTCATTATCTCTAATGTTCATGCCAATGAAAGCATGCCACTCATGCTCGGGCAAACACCCTTGAACAGCCCTTACTAATAGATCGACACATTGTTCTTTCGTTAATCTATAGTAAGGGACTTTTGACTTATGACGAATAAAAAAAACCATCAAAGAAGCTAAAAGTAGAAAGAGAAAAACAATAGATACAAGCAACTCAATCAGCATCGCTAAAAAGAGTAAGCCATTAATGCCACTTTGGCGCGTGCCAGATGCTCAGCATGTTCTTTTTCATACGCGTCCATTTCCTTACTAAATTTCACCTTTGCCTCTTTAGGCAAGTCTTTCCATTGCTCATGCGTTGGAATATGCAGCGTCTTTTCCGTAACGATATAAAAAGCAGAAATATCCTCATGCTCCGATAAATCTTCACTCAATTGATCAAGTAAATTCTTGATTCTAATGCTCGCTTCAATCCAGTTTATTTCATCCGTACCCGCCACTTTTAGCAGCACACGAACGCTGTCAATACGCTTTTGGCGCTCTTCAATAAAGCGATTTTCGCCCGCCAGAAGACTGTCTTCTCGACGTCGGTTTAACTTAAGTTGGTGACGAATAAACCAAATAGAGATCGCCATAATCCCAACAGATAAAAGTAAGGCCATTAAAAATGCAGTAAAAGACATAATTCATCCAAATAAATAAAAATATACCGTCTGGTCACCATAATGATCAGCCTGTATTGCAGTTATACCATCATACCGATTACCAGTACTCAGAGAACGCTCAATAAATACTCAGAACGGTACTGAAATATCTAACACGTTCAACAAATCATCATAAAGCGCAGGCGTCGAGACCAAAAGTCCTTCACCATTCACCACCTCAGGCCAAGCGCCAATTTTAGGCAAGTAACCGCCAACCGTTGCACCCGCTTCTTCTGCAATTAGAGCCCCAGCCGCCATATCCCAAGGTTGTACACTTTCAAAATAGGCGTCCAGACGCCCAGCTGCTACCCAACATAAGTCCAGTGCAGCAGAGCCATTACGGCGGATATCTTGGCAATGATGCAACACACGAGAGACACGCTCCACTATGGGAGACAACGCTGTTTTTTGATAAGGAAAACCAGTCGCAACCAATGCATTCCTAAGCTCTTTGGCACCAGAAACCGACAGTTTTTTATCATTACAATAAGCACCTGCCCCTTTAACCGCCCAGAAGCATTCACCTAAGAAAGGCGCATTCACCACACCTAAAATACGTTGCTGACCAATAAAAAGACCAATCGACACAGCAACATGAAGATGACCATGGGCAAAGTTTACCGTACCGTCAATAGGATCAATCACCCAAACTGGCGTTTCATCAGCAATTCCCCCAAGATTCATATTAGGGGACGATTCTTCTGACAAGATACGATGAGAAGGATAACGCTCAGCAATACTCGAACATAGGTACTGATCGACCGCTAAATCCGTAGATGTCACCAATTCATGATCTGCTTTATAGTCACGGACAAACACTGAGTTTTGCCTCGCTTCTATGACTAACCTCCCTGCCGTTATCGCAAGATTTTTCGCAAACCCCAACCACTCTACATGCTCTTTAGACATGAAAAACACCTTGTATAAAAAATAGTGGGGGTTAAGCCAATCTAGCATTTACCCAGCTTGAAATATCCTTTACTTGCTCAGGACAAACAGCATGAGGCATGTCATAACTCTGATACGAAACCGCAAAGTTTTTTGACAGCAGACGATCACGAGCTTGTATTGCCAACACTGGAGCCACTACAGCATCTTGTAAACCATGGTGAATCAAAATTGGAGTCAGACCATTAGGGCACTCCGACGCATCTGGTACGTCATCGCCATTCACTAGATAAGTTGATAGCGCCATGACACCCGCTAATGTGTGCTGAGTTCGTAGCGCGGTTTGGTAAGCAATCACCCCACCCTGTGAAAACCCAGCCAATATAATACGGCTAGGGGCAATCCCTTTATCAATTTGATCCTGTATCAAATCTGCCACTTGGCAACAAGACTCATCAATATTTGCCATGTCTACTTTTCTATCTAGCGTCATTTCATAAATGTCGTACCACGCACGCATAACCATGCCACCGTTTACCGTCACGGGTCGCTTGGGAGCATGGGGAAAAACAAAACGCACTTTGAGGTCTGGTGACAACGACATAGCCGGAACCAAGGATTCAAAATCGTGTCCGTCCGAGCCAAGACCGTGCAACCAAATAATAGCCGCATCCGGCTGACTGTTTGTTTCTACTAAGACAGATGGCAGTAATTCGCTCATTCTTAACACTCCAAAAAAATAGGCTATCGCAATTTGCCATAGCCTATCATATTGACGTTTTCCACTCGACTGTTGACGAGTAACTACCGATCTAATGTTCAACAGGAAAGCGCATTTCAATTACTTCCTGCTTTTTATTTAATTTAAAAAGAACATCCGCACGTTCCGGCATCACAGCCAACATATGACGTGTCAAACGCTCGTAATATTGCATAAAACGTTTTAATTCATCACAAGACATTATTTTTAAATCAATCGTATCAAGCAAGATCCCATGAATGTCATGAAGATGGTCTTCCAACATTCGCTCCTGTTTATTACGCCAATGATATACAACGTCATAACTAGGCGCTTGCATCCATGCCATGAGGTCTATTTTTGCAAACAGCTTCTGATAATCGTCTTTCAACAGTTGATTAACCGTGTTTCGCCACACCCCATCGGCATCCATTTCTTTCTCAAGTTGATTTATCGGACGATAGAGAGTGTCATTTATAGGCGGCGCACCAACACACCACCCTTCGAATAAAACCACATCAACGGGGCCTTGAACTTCTTGCCATAAATGCACCGCTTTTCGATCATCAACCGATTTATCAAAACAAGGAAACTTCATTACCTCCCCATCCTTCAGGTTTTTCAGTCTTTCAAAAAGCGTCAACGCAAAAGCAACATCATGCGTTCCAGGCACACCTCGAACAGAAAACATAGAAGTCGTATCATTCGAAAATTTAAGCCGATCATGATACGTGCTGTATAAATCATCTAAGCTCAACACAATACAATTCAGATCAAAACCTTTATTCAATATGCGGCTAACAACACTACAAAAAGTTGTTTTACCACACCCTTGCGCACCGCCAACGCCAACAATTAAGGGCCCTCTTCCACTCCCCGATTTTTGGCTCAACCAAGTGGCAAAAGGCAGATACAAAGGATCTATCTGATCTATCAATGACGCATCCGCATACAAACAACTCAAGGTTTGTTCCACTTCAAAGCGTAACCGATGGGACAAAGGATCGGGCATACTTAGATTCGTACTGTTAAATTTTTCCTGCCGTTTTAACATAATAAACACCTCCTGCACGGTTTGCTCTGCTGAGTATAGTAAACCCTGAGAAAGTTGATCAAATTTTACACAACTAAGAAAAAGGTAAGGTTAACTGAAGCGGTTTTGGTGGTGACAATCGATAACCAACACCAATAAGGCGCACTGGACGTCGATAGCGCTCATATGCCTGTTGCAATAGCGCCAAAAACACATCATCGGATAATTTATTTTTGATGGGCTGCTCTATCGTTGTTTGCTTAAAATCATCAAACTTCATCTTGAGATAATACTTACTCAGTTGTGATTCAAAGTTTCGTCCTGTCATACGTTTTTTTAAATCGCTTAGCAAAATAGGTAACACTGTTTGGCATTCTTTGAGGTCCGGTAAGTCTTTTGAAAAAGTATGCTCGACTGAGATGCTTTTTCTTTCTCGCGAGATGGAAACAGGGCGATCATCAATGCCAAGTGCGAACTGAGACAAACGAAAAGCCATGCTGCCGAAGTTTTTTTGTAACACAACAAAGTCTAACGTTTGTAAATCAGCACAGTTGAATACGCCCAATACGGCCAGCTTCTCCTGGGCTACACGGCCAATACCAGAAATTGACTTAACAGGTATCGTTGAGACAAATTCAAACTGCTTCTCAGGTGTTACTACAGTTAAGCCGTCCGGCTTATCCCAATCACTTGCCACCTTCGCAATAAACTTATTAGCCGCCACTCCTGCAGAAACCGTAATACCAACTTCCAACCATATTCTTGAGCGTATTTCCTCAGCAATCCGTGTGGCGCTGCCTTGAAAGTGTGGCGAATCCGTCACATCAAGATACGCTTCATCCAAGGATAAAGGCTCAATAATATCGGTAAACTCTCGCAAAATAACGTGCATTTGCTCAGAGGCCGTTCGGTACTTATGCATATTACCAGGTAGCACTCGCAATGCTGGGCATAGGCGTTTGGCAACCGATGTTGGCATAGCGGAACGAACGCCATAAACTCGAGCAGCATAATTCGCTGTAGAAAG
This genomic stretch from Marinomonas primoryensis harbors:
- a CDS encoding amino acid ABC transporter permease, translating into MDFNLMVEITPLLIKAAWITIDISARSLFFGFFVACGLVFLQSFRFAPIRWFARGYISVIRGTPYFVQLLLVFYGGPSIGLRLDPITCGVFVGAFNIGAYMSEAIRGSIESVNSGQTEAARSLGFGRAQTLVSIVLPQAAALMIRSVGILAIVVVKNSSLVSIISVVELTYEAQRLVGSTYKPLEIFTLSGLMYIIIVYAVMGIIELAYRRAMRYTTL
- a CDS encoding amino acid ABC transporter permease gives rise to the protein MEFDFTPVITYFPTLLQGLGVGLLVATVVAFMSIVGGLLVAVISIYVNKVVSWPLRFFIWLFMTTPLLLQLYFLYFGLGEWILIPAILVGILGLGFHYMAYNADIFIATIKSVSNGQYEASRSLGFGHARTIFYIIVPQAFIRSIPQLGNNMILMVKDTSVLSAIGVAELVYASQYAISVTFRPFEFFIVIAVMYYMVNIFMELGQAWLERKTAYRR
- a CDS encoding amino acid ABC transporter ATP-binding protein, with amino-acid sequence MSTEHQTDTPMIEIRNVYKRFGDLEVLKGIDLTVNRGKIISIIGPSGSGKSTLLRSVNHLEVIDQGSIFLDGVQVNRPDMKGLAFERHINHIRQNMGMVFQHFNLFPHLSTIDNVTLAPRKLKGMEPKMAREWGMELLDRVGLAQKADVFPNWLSGGQKQRVAIARALAMKPKVMLFDEATSALDPELVEEVNLVMRGLAEEHMTMLIVTHEMGFARDVSDWAMFMDGGVVVEECPPQKLFSNPDQERTQNFLKTHLKR
- the greB gene encoding transcription elongation factor GreB; amino-acid sequence: MSRYRPPSPPKSAYITKEGAQALLSELKFLWKEKRPAVTETVREAAAQGDRSENAEYIYGKKQLREIDGRVRYLEKRLDVCTVVDRLPTDQTRIFFGAWVTLENEEGELRTHRIVGPDELDHDFSYISIDSPVAKALLKKQQGDEVVIRLSAGEKTYFIDTIEYRQVSV
- a CDS encoding mechanosensitive ion channel family protein; translated protein: MNDMQAFFEQGSELMPWLVDSVMNLIVGIVIFFVGKYIASKVAKWCENRLLKSSVDKAVAGFASSILFALMFAGIALMALGQIGVETTSFIAILGAAGLAVGLALQGSLSNFASGVLIILLRPFRSGDFIDAGGQMGTVNRIELFHTYLKTPDNRVIIVPNSSVMNGSIVNFSRESTRRLDLVVGISYDADIRLAKQIMEDIVNADERILKDPACVIAVSELADSSVNFFLRPWVASGDYWTVRADLLEKIKYTFDERGVGIPYPQMDVHVHKQES
- a CDS encoding DUF2489 domain-containing protein gives rise to the protein MSFTAFLMALLLSVGIMAISIWFIRHQLKLNRRREDSLLAGENRFIEERQKRIDSVRVLLKVAGTDEINWIEASIRIKNLLDQLSEDLSEHEDISAFYIVTEKTLHIPTHEQWKDLPKEAKVKFSKEMDAYEKEHAEHLARAKVALMAYSF
- a CDS encoding inositol monophosphatase family protein, with translation MSKEHVEWLGFAKNLAITAGRLVIEARQNSVFVRDYKADHELVTSTDLAVDQYLCSSIAERYPSHRILSEESSPNMNLGGIADETPVWVIDPIDGTVNFAHGHLHVAVSIGLFIGQQRILGVVNAPFLGECFWAVKGAGAYCNDKKLSVSGAKELRNALVATGFPYQKTALSPIVERVSRVLHHCQDIRRNGSAALDLCWVAAGRLDAYFESVQPWDMAAGALIAEEAGATVGGYLPKIGAWPEVVNGEGLLVSTPALYDDLLNVLDISVPF
- a CDS encoding alpha/beta hydrolase, translating into MSELLPSVLVETNSQPDAAIIWLHGLGSDGHDFESLVPAMSLSPDLKVRFVFPHAPKRPVTVNGGMVMRAWYDIYEMTLDRKVDMANIDESCCQVADLIQDQIDKGIAPSRIILAGFSQGGVIAYQTALRTQHTLAGVMALSTYLVNGDDVPDASECPNGLTPILIHHGLQDAVVAPVLAIQARDRLLSKNFAVSYQSYDMPHAVCPEQVKDISSWVNARLA
- the dinB gene encoding DNA polymerase IV encodes the protein MLQNRKIIHVDADCFYAAIEMRDDPSLRDIPIAIGGPENTRSVLSTANYAARVYGVRSAMPTSVAKRLCPALRVLPGNMHKYRTASEQMHVILREFTDIIEPLSLDEAYLDVTDSPHFQGSATRIAEEIRSRIWLEVGITVSAGVAANKFIAKVASDWDKPDGLTVVTPEKQFEFVSTIPVKSISGIGRVAQEKLAVLGVFNCADLQTLDFVVLQKNFGSMAFRLSQFALGIDDRPVSISRERKSISVEHTFSKDLPDLKECQTVLPILLSDLKKRMTGRNFESQLSKYYLKMKFDDFKQTTIEQPIKNKLSDDVFLALLQQAYERYRRPVRLIGVGYRLSPPKPLQLTLPFS